One Gossypium hirsutum isolate 1008001.06 chromosome A11, Gossypium_hirsutum_v2.1, whole genome shotgun sequence genomic window carries:
- the LOC107899851 gene encoding linamarin synthase 2 isoform X5: MGEIVAGSPNLQPGSIQGSTAYKPRRLVRSKGSGFLTSLSDFRFETISDGLPPSDRDATQDIWVLSDSVQKNCLGPFKELLAKLNCSSESPPVSCIISDGSMSFTIKAAKEFGIPEAQFWTTSACGFNAYLHFRELIEGGIVPFKDENFTKDGTLDTPVNGVPGMSSMRLKDFPTLIRTTNQNDIMLNFMSEEAQNCLKSSAIILNTFDELEHEVLQAIAAKSTNLYTIGPLSLLEKLTLLSRDRYFRSSLWKEDSKCLEWLDKRQANSVLFVSYGSITVMTDQLFEEFAWGLANSNHPFLWVVRPDMVMGNPGILPGEYYKDIEGRGLMVNWCPQDQVLSHPSVGAFLTHCGWNSTLESISGAKPVICWPFFDEQPTNCLYLCNQWGIGMEISNDVKRDEVTTLVKMMMEGDIGKEMKLKALEWKKKAEEATNVGGSSHNNLNKFINDIL, encoded by the exons ATGGGAG AAATTGTAGCTGGCTCACCTAATCTCCAACCAGGCAGCATTCAGGGTTCAACAGCCTACAAACCCAG GCGGTTAGTGAGGTCCAAAGGTTCAGGATTTCTCACCAGTTTGTCCGACTTTCGGTTCGAGACCATATCTGATGGGTTGCCACCATCAGACCGTGATGCAACCCAGGACATTTGGGTCCTATCCGATTCGGTTCAGAAAAATTGCTTGGGTCCATTTAAGGAGTTGCTGGCTAAGCTAAACTGTTCATCAGAATCCCCACCTGTAAGCTGTATTATATCAGATGGGTCCATGAGCTTCACCATTAAAGCAGCAAAGGAGTTCGGCATACCTGAAGCTCAATTTTGGACCACCTCGGCTTGTGGTTTCAATGCATATTTGCATTTCAGGGAACTCATCGAGGGAGGCATTGTTCCATTTAAAG ATGAAAACTTCACCAAGGATGGCACACTAGATACACCAGTCAATGGAGTCCCTGGTATGAGCAGCATGAGGCTTAAGGATTTCCCAACATTGATAAGAACAACAAACCAAAACGACATAATGTTGAATTTCATGAGTGAAGAAGCACAGAATTGCCTAAAATCTTCAGCAATCATTTTAAACACATTCGATGAGCTAGAACATGAAGTACTGCAAGCAATCGCTGCAAAGTCCACTAACCTTTACACCATAGGCCCACTTTCGTTGCTCGAAAAGCTCACCCTTCTTAGCCGAGACCGCTATTTTAGGTCTAGCTTATGGAAAGAGGACTCCAAATGCCTCGAATGGCTCGACAAGAGACAAGCTAACTCGGTCTTGTTCGTTAGCTATGGCAGCATAACTGTGATGACAGACCAACTGTTCGAAGAATTTGCGTGGGGGCTTGCAAACAGCAACCACCCTTTTCTGTGGGTTGTAAGGCCTGATATGGTGATGGGGAACCCTGGAATCTTGCCCGGAGAGTATTATAAAGATATCGAAGGTAGGGGGTTGATGGTGAATTGGTGCCCGCAAGACCAGGTACTTTCTCACCCTTCAGttggggcatttcttacacattGTGGTTGGAATTCAACACTGGAAAGTATCAGTGGAGCCAAGCCGGTGATTTGTTGGCCATTTTTTGATGAGCAGCCCACGAATTGTTTGTATTTATGCAATCAATGGGGAATTGGGATGGAGATTAGTAATGATGTGAAGCGTGATGAAGTTACAACACTTGTGAAGATGATGATGGAAGGGGATATAGGGAAGGAAATGAAGCTAAAGGCTTTGGAATGGAAGAAGAAAGCTGAAGAGGCTACTAATGTTGGAGGATCTTCGCATAATAATCTTAACAAATTCATTAATGACATTCTATAA
- the LOC107899851 gene encoding linamarin synthase 2 isoform X3, with product MSAFYSMGSITKPHAVFVPYPAQGHVNPLMQLAKLLHSRGFYVTFVNTEFNHRRLVRSKGSGFLTSLSDFRFETISDGLPPSDRDATQDIWVLSDSVQKNCLGPFKELLAKLNCSSESPPVSCIISDGSMSFTIKAAKEFGIPEAQFWTTSACGFNAYLHFRELIEGGIVPFKDENFTKDGTLDTPVNGVPGMSSMRLKDFPTLIRTTNQNDIMLNFMSEEAQNCLKSSAIILNTFDELEHEVLQAIAAKSTNLYTIGPLSLLEKLTLLSRDRYFRSSLWKEDSKCLEWLDKRQANSVLFVSYGSITVMTDQLFEEFAWGLANSNHPFLWVVRPDMVMGNPGILPGEYYKDIEGRGLMVNWCPQDQVLSHPSVGAFLTHCGWNSTLESISGAKPVICWPFFDEQPTNCLYLCNQWGIGMEISNDVKRDEVTTLVKMMMEGDIGKEMKLKALEWKKKAEEATNVGGSSHNNLNKFINDIL from the exons ATGAGTGCATTCTATAGCATGGGTTCAATTACCAAGCCTCATGCTGTATTTGTCCCATACCCTGCACAAGGGCATGTCAACCCATTAATGCAGTTAGCTAAGCTTTTACATTCAAGAGGCTTCTACGTAACCTTCGTTAACACTGAGTTTAACCATAGGCGGTTAGTGAGGTCCAAAGGTTCAGGATTTCTCACCAGTTTGTCCGACTTTCGGTTCGAGACCATATCTGATGGGTTGCCACCATCAGACCGTGATGCAACCCAGGACATTTGGGTCCTATCCGATTCGGTTCAGAAAAATTGCTTGGGTCCATTTAAGGAGTTGCTGGCTAAGCTAAACTGTTCATCAGAATCCCCACCTGTAAGCTGTATTATATCAGATGGGTCCATGAGCTTCACCATTAAAGCAGCAAAGGAGTTCGGCATACCTGAAGCTCAATTTTGGACCACCTCGGCTTGTGGTTTCAATGCATATTTGCATTTCAGGGAACTCATCGAGGGAGGCATTGTTCCATTTAAAG ATGAAAACTTCACCAAGGATGGCACACTAGATACACCAGTCAATGGAGTCCCTGGTATGAGCAGCATGAGGCTTAAGGATTTCCCAACATTGATAAGAACAACAAACCAAAACGACATAATGTTGAATTTCATGAGTGAAGAAGCACAGAATTGCCTAAAATCTTCAGCAATCATTTTAAACACATTCGATGAGCTAGAACATGAAGTACTGCAAGCAATCGCTGCAAAGTCCACTAACCTTTACACCATAGGCCCACTTTCGTTGCTCGAAAAGCTCACCCTTCTTAGCCGAGACCGCTATTTTAGGTCTAGCTTATGGAAAGAGGACTCCAAATGCCTCGAATGGCTCGACAAGAGACAAGCTAACTCGGTCTTGTTCGTTAGCTATGGCAGCATAACTGTGATGACAGACCAACTGTTCGAAGAATTTGCGTGGGGGCTTGCAAACAGCAACCACCCTTTTCTGTGGGTTGTAAGGCCTGATATGGTGATGGGGAACCCTGGAATCTTGCCCGGAGAGTATTATAAAGATATCGAAGGTAGGGGGTTGATGGTGAATTGGTGCCCGCAAGACCAGGTACTTTCTCACCCTTCAGttggggcatttcttacacattGTGGTTGGAATTCAACACTGGAAAGTATCAGTGGAGCCAAGCCGGTGATTTGTTGGCCATTTTTTGATGAGCAGCCCACGAATTGTTTGTATTTATGCAATCAATGGGGAATTGGGATGGAGATTAGTAATGATGTGAAGCGTGATGAAGTTACAACACTTGTGAAGATGATGATGGAAGGGGATATAGGGAAGGAAATGAAGCTAAAGGCTTTGGAATGGAAGAAGAAAGCTGAAGAGGCTACTAATGTTGGAGGATCTTCGCATAATAATCTTAACAAATTCATTAATGACATTCTATAA
- the LOC107899851 gene encoding linamarin synthase 2 isoform X1, producing the protein MHLSCKIVAGSPNLQPGSIQGSTAYKPRYSLNWDMSAFYSMGSITKPHAVFVPYPAQGHVNPLMQLAKLLHSRGFYVTFVNTEFNHRRLVRSKGSGFLTSLSDFRFETISDGLPPSDRDATQDIWVLSDSVQKNCLGPFKELLAKLNCSSESPPVSCIISDGSMSFTIKAAKEFGIPEAQFWTTSACGFNAYLHFRELIEGGIVPFKDENFTKDGTLDTPVNGVPGMSSMRLKDFPTLIRTTNQNDIMLNFMSEEAQNCLKSSAIILNTFDELEHEVLQAIAAKSTNLYTIGPLSLLEKLTLLSRDRYFRSSLWKEDSKCLEWLDKRQANSVLFVSYGSITVMTDQLFEEFAWGLANSNHPFLWVVRPDMVMGNPGILPGEYYKDIEGRGLMVNWCPQDQVLSHPSVGAFLTHCGWNSTLESISGAKPVICWPFFDEQPTNCLYLCNQWGIGMEISNDVKRDEVTTLVKMMMEGDIGKEMKLKALEWKKKAEEATNVGGSSHNNLNKFINDIL; encoded by the exons ATGCACTTGTCTTGTA AAATTGTAGCTGGCTCACCTAATCTCCAACCAGGCAGCATTCAGGGTTCAACAGCCTACAAACCCAG ATACAGCCTAAACTGGGACATGAGTGCATTCTATAGCATGGGTTCAATTACCAAGCCTCATGCTGTATTTGTCCCATACCCTGCACAAGGGCATGTCAACCCATTAATGCAGTTAGCTAAGCTTTTACATTCAAGAGGCTTCTACGTAACCTTCGTTAACACTGAGTTTAACCATAGGCGGTTAGTGAGGTCCAAAGGTTCAGGATTTCTCACCAGTTTGTCCGACTTTCGGTTCGAGACCATATCTGATGGGTTGCCACCATCAGACCGTGATGCAACCCAGGACATTTGGGTCCTATCCGATTCGGTTCAGAAAAATTGCTTGGGTCCATTTAAGGAGTTGCTGGCTAAGCTAAACTGTTCATCAGAATCCCCACCTGTAAGCTGTATTATATCAGATGGGTCCATGAGCTTCACCATTAAAGCAGCAAAGGAGTTCGGCATACCTGAAGCTCAATTTTGGACCACCTCGGCTTGTGGTTTCAATGCATATTTGCATTTCAGGGAACTCATCGAGGGAGGCATTGTTCCATTTAAAG ATGAAAACTTCACCAAGGATGGCACACTAGATACACCAGTCAATGGAGTCCCTGGTATGAGCAGCATGAGGCTTAAGGATTTCCCAACATTGATAAGAACAACAAACCAAAACGACATAATGTTGAATTTCATGAGTGAAGAAGCACAGAATTGCCTAAAATCTTCAGCAATCATTTTAAACACATTCGATGAGCTAGAACATGAAGTACTGCAAGCAATCGCTGCAAAGTCCACTAACCTTTACACCATAGGCCCACTTTCGTTGCTCGAAAAGCTCACCCTTCTTAGCCGAGACCGCTATTTTAGGTCTAGCTTATGGAAAGAGGACTCCAAATGCCTCGAATGGCTCGACAAGAGACAAGCTAACTCGGTCTTGTTCGTTAGCTATGGCAGCATAACTGTGATGACAGACCAACTGTTCGAAGAATTTGCGTGGGGGCTTGCAAACAGCAACCACCCTTTTCTGTGGGTTGTAAGGCCTGATATGGTGATGGGGAACCCTGGAATCTTGCCCGGAGAGTATTATAAAGATATCGAAGGTAGGGGGTTGATGGTGAATTGGTGCCCGCAAGACCAGGTACTTTCTCACCCTTCAGttggggcatttcttacacattGTGGTTGGAATTCAACACTGGAAAGTATCAGTGGAGCCAAGCCGGTGATTTGTTGGCCATTTTTTGATGAGCAGCCCACGAATTGTTTGTATTTATGCAATCAATGGGGAATTGGGATGGAGATTAGTAATGATGTGAAGCGTGATGAAGTTACAACACTTGTGAAGATGATGATGGAAGGGGATATAGGGAAGGAAATGAAGCTAAAGGCTTTGGAATGGAAGAAGAAAGCTGAAGAGGCTACTAATGTTGGAGGATCTTCGCATAATAATCTTAACAAATTCATTAATGACATTCTATAA
- the LOC107899865 gene encoding F-box protein FBW2, translated as MGENVDFRRWDELIPDALGLIFKNLPLQEILTVVPGVCKLWRKAVTGPYCWQDIDIEQWSQQCRPETLDRMLQMLITRSSGSLRKLCVAGLANDQSFSLIADNAKSLQTLRLPRSEISDSIVEQVAGRLFSVTFLDVSYCRNIGAPALEAIGKNCKLLMGLRRTMHPLEVIDKLSQDDEAFAIATTMPKLKQLEVAYLLISTEAVLKILENCPELELLDVRGCWNVKLDENCIKKFTRLKVVGPHVVDYFGMKGCDDCSNYSGSSGYLAWDFVAGNVGSDYDDEISDGDWEDDQSMEDVEMRFYDGFDLDNAAFDWPLSP; from the exons ATGGGGGAGAATGTTGATTTCAGACGCTGGGATGAATTGATACCGGATGCCTTAGGGCTGATTTTCAAGAATCTTCCGCTCCAGGAAATACTTACTGTTGTTCCGGGGGTGTGCAAGTTGTGGCGGAAAGCGGTTACTGGACCGTATTGCTGGCAGGACATTGACATTGAACAATGGAGCCAACAATGCCGGCCTGAAACCCTTGATCGAATGCTTCAAATGCTGATAACTAGAAGCTCGGGTTCACTCCGAAAGCTTTGTGTTGCTGGTCTCGCTAATGACCAGAGCTTTTCACTCATTGCAGATAA TGCCAAATCCCTTCAGACTTTACGGCTGCCAAGAAGTGAAATAAGTGATTCGATAGTGGAACAGGTTGCTGGGAGGCTTTTTTCGGTGACTTTCTTGGATGTTAGTTACTGCAGGAACATCGGGGCTCCAGCCCTTGAAGCAATTGGTAAGAACTGTAAGTTACTAATGGGGTTGAGGAGAACAATGCACCCATTAGAGGTAATTGACAAGCTGTCTCAAGATGATGAGGCCTTTGCCATTGCTACAACAATGCCGAAGCTCAAGCAACTTGAGGTGGCATACCTACTTATTAGCACTGAAGCCGTGCTTAAGATACTCGAAAACTGCCCTGAGCTTGAATTATTGGATGTGCGAGGATGTTGGAACGTGAAGTTAGATGAAAATTGTATCAAGAAATTCACACGACTGAAAGTGGTCGGACCTCATGTTGTTGATTATTTTGGGATGAAAGGTTGCGATGACTGTTCAAATTATTCAGGTTCCTCTGGTTACTTGGCCTGGGACTTCGTTGCCGGAAATGTCGGTTCTGATTATGACGATGAAATATCAGATGGGGATTGGGAAGATGACCAAAGCATGGAAGATGTCGAAATGAGGTTCTACGATGGATTTGATTTAGACAATGCTGCCTTTGATTGGCCCCTCTCTCCCTAA
- the LOC107899881 gene encoding ras-related protein Rab11A: MASGGGYCDPNQTIDYVFKVVLIGDSAVGKSQVLARFARNEFSLDSKATIGVEFQTRTLVIEHKSVKAQIWDTAGQERYRAVTSAYYRGAVGAMLVYDISKRQTFDHIPRWLEELRGHADKNIVVILIGNKSDLENQRAVSTEDAKDFAQKEGLFFLETSALEATNVEAAFLTVLNEIFNIVNKKNLVATENQGNDNPATLAGKKIVVPGPAQEIPAKNMCCRS; this comes from the exons ATGGCTAGTGGGGGAGGGTATTGTGATCCAAACCAGACGATTGACTACGTTTTCAAGGTAGTTTTAATCGGTGATTCTGCCGTGGGTAAGTCTCAGGTTCTTGCTCGGTTTGCTAGAAATGAGTTCAGTTTAGATTCCAAGGCTACCATTGGAGTTGAGTTTCAGACTAGAACTCTTGTTATTGAACATAAGAGTGTCAAAGCTCAGATCTGGGATACTGCTGGTCAAGAACG ATACAGAGCTGTTACGAGTGCATACTATAGGGGCGCTGTTGGGGCAATGCTGGTTTATGATATATCGAAACGTCAGACCTTCGATCACATTCCACGTTGGCTAGAAGAGTTGCGTGGCCATGCTGACAAGAACATTGTTGTCATTCTGATCGGGAACAAGAGTGACCTCGAAAACCAACGAGCAGTCTCAACGGAGGATGCAAAAGATTTTGCTCAAAAGGAAGGACTATTTTTCTTGGAGACCTCAGCTCTGGAAGCTACTAATGTGGAGGCTGCCTTCTTAACCGTGCTTAACGAGATCTTCAACATTGTGAACAAGAAGAACCTAGTTGCCACTGAGAATCAAGGGAACGACAACCCTGCTACACTAGCGGGCAAGAAGATCGTTGTTCCGGGTCCAGCTCAAGAAATTCCAGCGAAGAACATGTGCTGTAGGTCATAA
- the LOC107899890 gene encoding serine/threonine-protein kinase SAPK2 yields MDRYEILKDIGSGNFGVAKLVREKWSGDLYAVKYIERGPKIDEHVQREIMNHRSLKHPNIIRFKEVLLTPTHLAIVMEYAAGGELFERICNAGRFSEDEARFFFQQLISGVSYCHAMQICHRDLKLENTLLDGSTAPRLKICDFGYSKSSVFHSQPKSTVGTPAYIAPEVLSRKQYDGKIADVWSCGVTLYVMLVGAYPFEDPEDPKNFRKTIQRILSVHYSIPDYVRVSKECKLLLSRIFVADPEKRINIPEIKQHPWFLKNLPIEFMEGEDGYMENEEESQSIEEILCIIDEARKGGDGPKVGSQLLGGSMDLDDDDIDCDADIDDLETSGDFVCALRV; encoded by the exons ATGGATCGTTATGAGATACTGAAAGATATTGGGTCTGGGAACTTTGGTGTTGCAAAGCTGGTTAGGGAAAAATGGAGTGGTGACCTTTATGCTGTCAAGTATATTGAAAGAGGACCCAAG ATAGATGAACATGTGCAGAGGGAGATTATGAACCATAGGTCTTTGAAGCATCCAAATATAATTAGATTCAAAGAg gtgCTGTTAACACCAACCCATCTTGCCATAGTCATGGAATACGCAGCTGGAGGAGAACTTTTTGAAAGGATATGCAATGCTGGTAGATTTAGTGAGGATGag GCAAGGTTTTTCTTTCAGCAACTGATATCAGGAGTGAGCTATTGCCATGCAATG CAAATTTGTCATAGAGATCTTAAGCTGGAAAACACGCTGTTAGATGGGAGCACTGCGCCTAGACTCAAAATATGCGACTTTGGCTACTCTAAG TCAAGTGTGTTTCATTCCCAACCCAAATCTACTGTAGGAACCCCAGCCTACATTGCACCAGAGGTCTTGTCTAGGAAACAATATGATGGGAAG ATTGCAGATGTTTGGTCTTGTGGGGTTACTTTGTATGTCATGTTGGTTGGGGCTTATCCTTTTGAAGATCCTGAAGATCCAAAAAATTTCAGAAAAACAATTCAG CGGATTCTGAGTGTCCACTATTCAATTCCTGATTACGTTCGAGTTTCAAAGGAGTGTAAACTTCTGCTGTCGAGGATTTTCGTAGCGGATCCCGAAAAG AGAATAAACATACCAGAAATCAAGCAGCATCCCTGGTTTCTAAAGAATTTGCCAATAGAGTTCATGGAAGGAGAAGATGGGTACATGGAAAATGAAGAAGAATCACAGAGTATTGAAGAAATATTGTGTATAATAGATGAAGCAAGGAAGGGTGGTGATGGTCCAAAAGTTGGTAGTCAATTACTTGGTGGAAGCATGGATCTTGATGACGATGACATTGATTGTGATGCGGACATCGATGATTTAGAAACAAGTGGTGATTTTGTATGTGCATTACGAGTTTGA
- the LOC107899851 gene encoding linamarin synthase 2 isoform X4 encodes MHLSCKIVAGSPNLQPGSIQGSTAYKPRRLVRSKGSGFLTSLSDFRFETISDGLPPSDRDATQDIWVLSDSVQKNCLGPFKELLAKLNCSSESPPVSCIISDGSMSFTIKAAKEFGIPEAQFWTTSACGFNAYLHFRELIEGGIVPFKDENFTKDGTLDTPVNGVPGMSSMRLKDFPTLIRTTNQNDIMLNFMSEEAQNCLKSSAIILNTFDELEHEVLQAIAAKSTNLYTIGPLSLLEKLTLLSRDRYFRSSLWKEDSKCLEWLDKRQANSVLFVSYGSITVMTDQLFEEFAWGLANSNHPFLWVVRPDMVMGNPGILPGEYYKDIEGRGLMVNWCPQDQVLSHPSVGAFLTHCGWNSTLESISGAKPVICWPFFDEQPTNCLYLCNQWGIGMEISNDVKRDEVTTLVKMMMEGDIGKEMKLKALEWKKKAEEATNVGGSSHNNLNKFINDIL; translated from the exons ATGCACTTGTCTTGTA AAATTGTAGCTGGCTCACCTAATCTCCAACCAGGCAGCATTCAGGGTTCAACAGCCTACAAACCCAG GCGGTTAGTGAGGTCCAAAGGTTCAGGATTTCTCACCAGTTTGTCCGACTTTCGGTTCGAGACCATATCTGATGGGTTGCCACCATCAGACCGTGATGCAACCCAGGACATTTGGGTCCTATCCGATTCGGTTCAGAAAAATTGCTTGGGTCCATTTAAGGAGTTGCTGGCTAAGCTAAACTGTTCATCAGAATCCCCACCTGTAAGCTGTATTATATCAGATGGGTCCATGAGCTTCACCATTAAAGCAGCAAAGGAGTTCGGCATACCTGAAGCTCAATTTTGGACCACCTCGGCTTGTGGTTTCAATGCATATTTGCATTTCAGGGAACTCATCGAGGGAGGCATTGTTCCATTTAAAG ATGAAAACTTCACCAAGGATGGCACACTAGATACACCAGTCAATGGAGTCCCTGGTATGAGCAGCATGAGGCTTAAGGATTTCCCAACATTGATAAGAACAACAAACCAAAACGACATAATGTTGAATTTCATGAGTGAAGAAGCACAGAATTGCCTAAAATCTTCAGCAATCATTTTAAACACATTCGATGAGCTAGAACATGAAGTACTGCAAGCAATCGCTGCAAAGTCCACTAACCTTTACACCATAGGCCCACTTTCGTTGCTCGAAAAGCTCACCCTTCTTAGCCGAGACCGCTATTTTAGGTCTAGCTTATGGAAAGAGGACTCCAAATGCCTCGAATGGCTCGACAAGAGACAAGCTAACTCGGTCTTGTTCGTTAGCTATGGCAGCATAACTGTGATGACAGACCAACTGTTCGAAGAATTTGCGTGGGGGCTTGCAAACAGCAACCACCCTTTTCTGTGGGTTGTAAGGCCTGATATGGTGATGGGGAACCCTGGAATCTTGCCCGGAGAGTATTATAAAGATATCGAAGGTAGGGGGTTGATGGTGAATTGGTGCCCGCAAGACCAGGTACTTTCTCACCCTTCAGttggggcatttcttacacattGTGGTTGGAATTCAACACTGGAAAGTATCAGTGGAGCCAAGCCGGTGATTTGTTGGCCATTTTTTGATGAGCAGCCCACGAATTGTTTGTATTTATGCAATCAATGGGGAATTGGGATGGAGATTAGTAATGATGTGAAGCGTGATGAAGTTACAACACTTGTGAAGATGATGATGGAAGGGGATATAGGGAAGGAAATGAAGCTAAAGGCTTTGGAATGGAAGAAGAAAGCTGAAGAGGCTACTAATGTTGGAGGATCTTCGCATAATAATCTTAACAAATTCATTAATGACATTCTATAA
- the LOC107899851 gene encoding linamarin synthase 2 isoform X2, which yields MGEIVAGSPNLQPGSIQGSTAYKPRYSLNWDMSAFYSMGSITKPHAVFVPYPAQGHVNPLMQLAKLLHSRGFYVTFVNTEFNHRRLVRSKGSGFLTSLSDFRFETISDGLPPSDRDATQDIWVLSDSVQKNCLGPFKELLAKLNCSSESPPVSCIISDGSMSFTIKAAKEFGIPEAQFWTTSACGFNAYLHFRELIEGGIVPFKDENFTKDGTLDTPVNGVPGMSSMRLKDFPTLIRTTNQNDIMLNFMSEEAQNCLKSSAIILNTFDELEHEVLQAIAAKSTNLYTIGPLSLLEKLTLLSRDRYFRSSLWKEDSKCLEWLDKRQANSVLFVSYGSITVMTDQLFEEFAWGLANSNHPFLWVVRPDMVMGNPGILPGEYYKDIEGRGLMVNWCPQDQVLSHPSVGAFLTHCGWNSTLESISGAKPVICWPFFDEQPTNCLYLCNQWGIGMEISNDVKRDEVTTLVKMMMEGDIGKEMKLKALEWKKKAEEATNVGGSSHNNLNKFINDIL from the exons ATGGGAG AAATTGTAGCTGGCTCACCTAATCTCCAACCAGGCAGCATTCAGGGTTCAACAGCCTACAAACCCAG ATACAGCCTAAACTGGGACATGAGTGCATTCTATAGCATGGGTTCAATTACCAAGCCTCATGCTGTATTTGTCCCATACCCTGCACAAGGGCATGTCAACCCATTAATGCAGTTAGCTAAGCTTTTACATTCAAGAGGCTTCTACGTAACCTTCGTTAACACTGAGTTTAACCATAGGCGGTTAGTGAGGTCCAAAGGTTCAGGATTTCTCACCAGTTTGTCCGACTTTCGGTTCGAGACCATATCTGATGGGTTGCCACCATCAGACCGTGATGCAACCCAGGACATTTGGGTCCTATCCGATTCGGTTCAGAAAAATTGCTTGGGTCCATTTAAGGAGTTGCTGGCTAAGCTAAACTGTTCATCAGAATCCCCACCTGTAAGCTGTATTATATCAGATGGGTCCATGAGCTTCACCATTAAAGCAGCAAAGGAGTTCGGCATACCTGAAGCTCAATTTTGGACCACCTCGGCTTGTGGTTTCAATGCATATTTGCATTTCAGGGAACTCATCGAGGGAGGCATTGTTCCATTTAAAG ATGAAAACTTCACCAAGGATGGCACACTAGATACACCAGTCAATGGAGTCCCTGGTATGAGCAGCATGAGGCTTAAGGATTTCCCAACATTGATAAGAACAACAAACCAAAACGACATAATGTTGAATTTCATGAGTGAAGAAGCACAGAATTGCCTAAAATCTTCAGCAATCATTTTAAACACATTCGATGAGCTAGAACATGAAGTACTGCAAGCAATCGCTGCAAAGTCCACTAACCTTTACACCATAGGCCCACTTTCGTTGCTCGAAAAGCTCACCCTTCTTAGCCGAGACCGCTATTTTAGGTCTAGCTTATGGAAAGAGGACTCCAAATGCCTCGAATGGCTCGACAAGAGACAAGCTAACTCGGTCTTGTTCGTTAGCTATGGCAGCATAACTGTGATGACAGACCAACTGTTCGAAGAATTTGCGTGGGGGCTTGCAAACAGCAACCACCCTTTTCTGTGGGTTGTAAGGCCTGATATGGTGATGGGGAACCCTGGAATCTTGCCCGGAGAGTATTATAAAGATATCGAAGGTAGGGGGTTGATGGTGAATTGGTGCCCGCAAGACCAGGTACTTTCTCACCCTTCAGttggggcatttcttacacattGTGGTTGGAATTCAACACTGGAAAGTATCAGTGGAGCCAAGCCGGTGATTTGTTGGCCATTTTTTGATGAGCAGCCCACGAATTGTTTGTATTTATGCAATCAATGGGGAATTGGGATGGAGATTAGTAATGATGTGAAGCGTGATGAAGTTACAACACTTGTGAAGATGATGATGGAAGGGGATATAGGGAAGGAAATGAAGCTAAAGGCTTTGGAATGGAAGAAGAAAGCTGAAGAGGCTACTAATGTTGGAGGATCTTCGCATAATAATCTTAACAAATTCATTAATGACATTCTATAA